In Desulfosudis oleivorans Hxd3, the DNA window GTTCGCATGGGGCGCAGGGTGCCGGGAGGTAATGATCCTGGCGTGAAAAGAGGAGGGTGTCAGGACCGTCAATAGGATCGAAGTAAAAACGGGCTGAAGGATGTTGACTCTTGAATATAAAGGCATTCCCTGATATGGTTACTCAATTTTTAAACAGCCGGTCGTTTGGAACGGTTTCTTTTTGCAAGGAGGTGGATGGTGCGCAGCAAAAGCGACGGAAAATCAAGAGCATGGCCGATAATTCTGATGCTGATGCTGGCTGCCGGCGCCGTAGCCCTTCTGATCCTGTTTTTTCCCCGGCTGGAGGGGAAAGCCCCGGTTGTGGCATTTTCCGATTTTAATCCCGCCATTGGAACTTCTTCCTCCTTTACCGTCTCTGTCTCTGATGACAAAAGTGGCCTGCGCCATGTGTGGATGGCATTGCTGGTCGACGGCAGGGAGGTGGTGCTGGCCGACGAGTCGTATACCGCGCCCGTTTCGGAAAAAGACTTTAACCTGACCATCGAGCCGGGCGCCATGGACCTGCCCGACGGGCCGGCCCTGCTGCGGATTTCGGTAACGGACAACGCTGCACGGAACTGGTTAAAGGGGAATCTCACCTACCTGGAGCAGGCCGTGACCATTGACACCCGAAAGCCGGACGTGTCGGTGATCAGCCGGCAGCACTATGTGAACCAGGGCGGCGCCGGCCTTGTGGTTTACCGGGTGGCGGAACCGGGCACCACCCACGGGGTGCTGGTGGGGGACAACTTTTTCCCCGGCCACCAGGGAGTGTTTAGCGACAAAACACTCTGTCTGGCCCTTTTTGCCGTGGATCATCGCCAGGGCAAAGACACGCCGCTTCTGGTTTCTGCCACCGACGCGGCGGGCAACACGGCAAAAACCGGGTTTTACTACCTGATCAAGCCCAAAACGTTTCCCAAAGATGTGCTGACCATATCCGACACCTTTTTAAACCTGAAGATGCCCGAGTTTGATCTGCCTGAAGAGCCGGCGTCCCTGCTGGACAAGTTTGTGACCATCAACTCCGCGGAACGCAAAAGAAACGTGGAAAAGATCGTGTCCCTGTGCCGGACATCGGACAGCGCCCTTCACTGGAAGGGAGATTTTATCCGGCTGCCCAACGCGGCCCCCAGGGCCGGGTTTGCCGATCAGCGGGAGTATGTCTACAACGGCAAAACGGTCAGCCATTCCGTCCACATGGGCATCGACCTGGCCTCACTGGCCAATGCCGAAGTGCCGGCGGCCAATGCCGGCCGTGTGGTGTTTGCCGACTGGATCGGCATTTTCGGAAAAACCGTGGTGATCGATCACGGGTGCGGGCTGTTTTCCATGTATTCCCATCTTTCCACCATGGATGTGACACCCGGGAAGATGGTGGAACGGGGCACGCCCATCGGCCGGACCGGCATGACCGGCATGGCGGCCGGTGATCATCTCCATTTCGGCATGATGGTTCACGGCACGTTCGTCAATCCGCTGGAGTGGTGGGACGCGGCGTGGATCACCAACAACATTACCTCGAAAATAGAAGCTGTGGCGGACCTGCCGCGGCTGTAAACGGCCGGCGGCTGGTGCTGCCGTGCATGTGAAAGAGACGACAATTGACCGGAGAAGAGACGCGCGCGTCAACGGAAGAGAAGCGGTCCGACGGCAGGAGCAGCCTGCGGGAAAATGTGGAGGCCGTGCTGGTGGCGGTGCTGCTGGCCCTGTTTATCCGGACTTTTGCGGTCCAGGCCTTTAAGATCCCCTCAGGCTCCATGATTCCGACACTTCAGATCGGAGACCATATTCTGGTCAACAAGTTTGTCTACGGGCTGGAGGTGCCGCTGCTGCGAATGCCCCTGTTTGACGGAAAGGATCCGGCCCGGGGCGATGTCATCGTGTTCAAGTATCCTGAAGACCCGCAGAAGGATTTCATCAAGCGGGTGGTGGCCGTGGGCGGGGATGTGGTGGATATTCAGAACAAGAAAGTTTATGTGAACGGCGAACTGCTGCCGGATGCCTACGCCATTCACACCGACGCCCGCATGGTGCCGGTACGGGACAACCTGGGACCCATTCATGTGCCCGAGGGCAAGCTGTTTG includes these proteins:
- a CDS encoding M23 family metallopeptidase, with amino-acid sequence MVRSKSDGKSRAWPIILMLMLAAGAVALLILFFPRLEGKAPVVAFSDFNPAIGTSSSFTVSVSDDKSGLRHVWMALLVDGREVVLADESYTAPVSEKDFNLTIEPGAMDLPDGPALLRISVTDNAARNWLKGNLTYLEQAVTIDTRKPDVSVISRQHYVNQGGAGLVVYRVAEPGTTHGVLVGDNFFPGHQGVFSDKTLCLALFAVDHRQGKDTPLLVSATDAAGNTAKTGFYYLIKPKTFPKDVLTISDTFLNLKMPEFDLPEEPASLLDKFVTINSAERKRNVEKIVSLCRTSDSALHWKGDFIRLPNAAPRAGFADQREYVYNGKTVSHSVHMGIDLASLANAEVPAANAGRVVFADWIGIFGKTVVIDHGCGLFSMYSHLSTMDVTPGKMVERGTPIGRTGMTGMAAGDHLHFGMMVHGTFVNPLEWWDAAWITNNITSKIEAVADLPRL
- the lepB gene encoding signal peptidase I; this translates as MTGEETRASTEEKRSDGRSSLRENVEAVLVAVLLALFIRTFAVQAFKIPSGSMIPTLQIGDHILVNKFVYGLEVPLLRMPLFDGKDPARGDVIVFKYPEDPQKDFIKRVVAVGGDVVDIQNKKVYVNGELLPDAYAIHTDARMVPVRDNLGPIHVPEGKLFVLGDNRDNSHDSRFWKFVDMEAVRGKAFIIYWSWNDRPSGVTDRVRWGRIGRMLR